From one Streptomyces sp. Q6 genomic stretch:
- a CDS encoding ABC transporter substrate-binding protein, which yields MNSRTRRMALAVVAAGALTAGLTACGGDSLEGKDDSGGSGGGGGKGKVVVGAASFTEAKVLGELYRQILDDAGYDASVKTVKNREIYEPQLAKGAIDVVPEYAATLAEFLNLKKNGADAKAVASSDVDATVTALRKLAEPEGLKVLDAGEAVDQNAFAVSEDFAKKHNLKTLSDLGSSGQKVKIAAGDECEERPFCAPGLKKTYGIDVTGIDPKGVGTTQAKQAVKNGTDQLVLTTTTDATLKNYGLVLLEDDKKLQNADNIIPVVNAKDAGDAGIADALGKLTKTLTTDDLVELNRKVDAERQKEADVAKEYLESKGLIGK from the coding sequence ATGAACAGCAGGACGCGTCGAATGGCCCTGGCGGTCGTGGCGGCGGGCGCACTGACCGCGGGACTCACCGCGTGCGGCGGCGACAGCCTTGAGGGCAAGGACGATTCGGGCGGTTCGGGTGGTGGCGGCGGAAAGGGCAAGGTCGTCGTCGGCGCCGCGAGTTTCACCGAGGCCAAGGTGCTCGGTGAGCTGTACCGGCAGATATTGGACGACGCCGGCTATGACGCCTCGGTCAAGACCGTGAAGAACCGCGAGATCTATGAACCGCAGCTCGCCAAGGGCGCCATCGACGTGGTGCCCGAATACGCGGCGACGCTCGCCGAATTCCTCAACCTGAAGAAGAACGGCGCCGACGCGAAGGCCGTCGCCTCCAGCGATGTCGACGCCACCGTGACGGCACTGCGCAAGCTCGCCGAGCCGGAAGGTCTGAAGGTTCTGGACGCCGGAGAGGCCGTCGACCAGAACGCGTTCGCGGTGAGCGAGGACTTCGCGAAGAAGCACAACCTCAAGACCCTTTCGGATCTCGGTTCCTCGGGTCAGAAGGTGAAGATCGCGGCCGGTGACGAATGCGAGGAGCGCCCCTTCTGCGCTCCGGGTCTGAAGAAGACGTACGGCATCGACGTCACGGGCATCGACCCCAAGGGCGTAGGCACCACGCAGGCCAAGCAGGCCGTGAAGAACGGCACGGACCAGCTGGTCCTGACCACCACGACCGACGCGACGCTGAAGAACTACGGCCTCGTCCTGCTGGAGGACGACAAGAAGCTCCAGAACGCGGACAACATCATTCCGGTTGTGAATGCGAAGGACGCGGGCGATGCGGGGATAGCCGACGCCCTCGGGAAGTTGACCAAGACGCTCACGACCGACGATCTCGTCGAGTTGAACCGCAAGGTCGACGCCGAGCGCCAGAAGGAAGCCGATGTGGCGAAGGAGTACCTGGAGTCCAAGGGGCTCATCGGTAAGTGA
- a CDS encoding phosphatidylglycerol lysyltransferase domain-containing protein yields MTRGPRPESVPALIARACVLVGFLDIAAGVFPRFRHSRMHTLAEVLPGALGPFAAALALSSGVLLLLLAHGLRRRKRRAWRAAVVLLPFGACAQFAYRHSLTGVVIPLVLLWLLARHRDQFDALPDPRSRWRALANFVLMSAGSVLIGLAIVSVHPNKLVGSPSLADRLEHVLYGLLGLDGPLDYAGRTSHTVALSLGALGMVTALTTVYLAFRPEHPAARLTSDDEARLRALLDKHGARDSLGHFALRRDKGVVFSPSGKAAVCYRVVSGVMLAGGDPVGDVEAWPGAIERFMDEARAHSWTPAVMGCSETGGEVWTRETGLDALELGDEAVVDVADFSLTGRAMRNVRQMVKRIERAGYETRVRRVRDLSPGELARVRHAVDHWRGTDTERGFSMALGRIGDEADGACLIATAYKSGPPAQDRTAAQARTTAQDQTITQARTAAQDRTTAQDRTTDPGQTPSPYGDLKAVLHFVPWGTDGVSLDLMRRDRSADPGLNELLIVAALQAAPKLGITHVSLNFAMFRAALARGEKIGAGPVLRAWRGLLVFLSRWFQIESLYRFNAKFRPRWEPRFVVYRSSKDLPRIGWAAMRAEGFVTLRLPRPLRHRAPEPRPCAHDRREREVRTA; encoded by the coding sequence ATGACGCGCGGTCCGCGACCGGAGTCCGTACCCGCCCTGATCGCCAGAGCCTGCGTTCTGGTCGGCTTCCTGGACATCGCGGCCGGTGTCTTCCCGCGGTTCCGGCACAGCCGGATGCACACCCTCGCCGAAGTGCTGCCGGGCGCGCTCGGCCCGTTCGCCGCGGCCCTCGCGCTGAGCAGCGGCGTCCTGCTGCTCCTGCTCGCGCACGGCCTGCGCCGCCGCAAGCGGCGCGCCTGGCGGGCGGCCGTGGTGCTGCTGCCGTTCGGCGCCTGCGCCCAGTTCGCGTACCGGCACTCCCTCACGGGCGTCGTCATCCCGCTGGTCCTGCTGTGGCTCCTGGCCCGGCACCGCGACCAGTTCGACGCGCTGCCCGACCCGCGCAGCCGCTGGCGCGCACTCGCCAACTTCGTCCTGATGAGCGCCGGTTCGGTCCTGATCGGCCTGGCCATCGTCAGCGTCCACCCGAACAAGCTCGTCGGCAGCCCGAGCCTCGCCGACCGCCTGGAGCACGTCCTGTACGGGCTCCTCGGCCTCGACGGACCCCTCGACTACGCGGGCCGCACCTCCCACACGGTCGCCCTCTCGCTCGGCGCCCTCGGCATGGTGACGGCGCTGACCACGGTCTACCTCGCGTTCCGGCCCGAGCATCCGGCCGCGCGCCTCACCTCGGACGACGAGGCCCGCCTGCGCGCCCTCCTCGACAAGCACGGCGCACGCGACTCGCTCGGCCACTTCGCGCTCCGCCGCGACAAGGGGGTCGTCTTCTCCCCGAGCGGCAAAGCGGCCGTCTGCTACCGCGTCGTCTCCGGGGTGATGCTCGCCGGCGGCGACCCCGTGGGGGACGTGGAGGCGTGGCCCGGCGCCATCGAGCGCTTCATGGACGAGGCCCGCGCCCACTCCTGGACCCCGGCCGTCATGGGCTGCTCCGAGACGGGCGGCGAGGTGTGGACCCGCGAGACCGGCCTCGACGCGCTCGAACTGGGCGACGAGGCGGTGGTGGACGTCGCGGATTTCTCCCTGACCGGGCGTGCGATGCGCAACGTACGCCAGATGGTCAAGCGCATCGAGCGCGCCGGTTACGAGACGCGGGTGCGGCGCGTCCGTGACCTCTCCCCCGGTGAACTGGCCCGCGTCCGCCACGCCGTCGACCACTGGCGCGGCACCGACACCGAGCGCGGCTTCTCCATGGCGCTCGGCCGCATCGGCGACGAGGCGGACGGCGCCTGTCTGATCGCGACGGCCTACAAGAGCGGCCCGCCCGCACAGGACCGGACGGCGGCACAGGCCCGGACGACCGCCCAGGACCAGACGATCACCCAGGCCCGGACGGCGGCACAGGACCGGACGACCGCACAAGACCGGACGACCGACCCGGGGCAGACTCCGAGCCCTTACGGAGACCTCAAAGCGGTCCTCCACTTCGTCCCCTGGGGCACGGACGGCGTCTCCCTCGACCTGATGCGCCGCGACCGCTCCGCCGACCCCGGCCTGAACGAACTGCTCATCGTGGCCGCCCTCCAGGCCGCCCCGAAGCTCGGCATCACCCATGTCTCGCTCAACTTCGCGATGTTCCGCGCGGCGCTCGCCCGCGGCGAGAAGATCGGCGCAGGACCGGTCCTGCGCGCCTGGCGCGGCCTCCTGGTGTTCCTCTCCCGCTGGTTCCAGATCGAGTCGCTCTACCGGTTCAACGCCAAGTTCCGCCCCCGCTGGGAACCCCGCTTCGTGGTCTACCGCTCCTCGAAGGACCTCCCGAGGATCGGCTGGGCGGCGATGCGGGCCGAGGGCTTCGTGACCCTGCGCCTGCCGCGCCCGCTGCGCCACCGGGCCCCCGAGCCCCGCCCGTGCGCCCACGACCGCCGGGAGCGGGAGGTGCGGACGGCATAG
- the folP gene encoding dihydropteroate synthase — protein MSTSQASRGHVAHLPVWDRCAVMGVVNVTPDSFSDGGRWFDTTAAIKHGLDLVAQGADLVDVGGESTRPGATRVDEDEELKRVIPVVRGLASEGVTVSVDTMRASVAEQSLAAGGALVNDVSGGLADPAMVPVVAAAGAPFVVMHWRGFLEGGNVRGVYEDVVSEVVGELHARVEAVVAGGIAPDHIVVDPGLGFSKEPEHDLALLAHLDKLRALGHPVLVAASRKRFLGHVLAAEQGAPPPARERDAATAAVSALAAHTGAWAVRVHEVRATADAVRVARAVEGAQ, from the coding sequence ATGAGCACGTCGCAGGCCTCCCGTGGCCACGTAGCCCACCTCCCCGTCTGGGACCGCTGCGCGGTCATGGGAGTCGTCAACGTGACACCCGACTCCTTCTCGGACGGCGGCCGGTGGTTCGACACCACGGCCGCGATCAAGCACGGCCTCGACCTGGTCGCCCAGGGCGCCGACCTGGTGGACGTCGGCGGCGAGTCGACCCGCCCCGGCGCCACCCGCGTCGACGAGGACGAGGAGCTCAAGCGCGTCATCCCCGTCGTACGGGGTCTCGCCTCCGAAGGCGTCACCGTCTCCGTCGACACCATGCGCGCCAGCGTCGCCGAGCAGTCGCTCGCGGCCGGCGGCGCGCTGGTCAACGACGTCAGCGGCGGCCTCGCCGACCCGGCGATGGTCCCCGTCGTCGCCGCCGCGGGCGCCCCCTTCGTCGTCATGCACTGGCGCGGCTTCCTGGAGGGCGGCAACGTCCGCGGGGTCTACGAGGACGTCGTCTCCGAAGTCGTCGGCGAGCTGCACGCGCGCGTGGAGGCCGTCGTCGCGGGCGGCATCGCCCCCGACCACATCGTCGTCGACCCGGGCCTCGGCTTCTCCAAGGAACCCGAGCACGACCTCGCTCTGCTCGCCCACCTCGACAAGCTCCGCGCCCTCGGTCACCCGGTCCTGGTCGCGGCCTCCCGCAAGCGGTTCCTCGGCCACGTCCTGGCCGCCGAGCAGGGCGCCCCGCCGCCCGCGCGCGAGCGCGACGCCGCCACCGCCGCCGTCTCCGCCCTCGCCGCGCACACGGGCGCCTGGGCGGTCCGCGTCCACGAGGTACGGGCCACCGCCGACGCCGTCCGCGTGGCCCGCGCGGTCGAGGGAGCCCAGTGA
- a CDS encoding PH domain-containing protein, whose amino-acid sequence MTASRASEGAGDPLESPGTRERRLHPVTPLRRAWAPIAILLGWAVHDMDQAQRQLARLTSTTLAIGLGVLVPAAALYGFLTWWFTHFAVTDTELRIRTGLLFRRTAHIRLDRLQAVDVTQPLLARFVGVAKLKLDVVGADKKDELSYLGEKEARDLRAELLARAAGFAPESAREVGEAPARQILHTPPRTLAVALLLTGAPWAMLLAAVVVPAFLWFATHNLWTVIAVGVPLVGGAFTNSAGRFIKEYDWTVAESPDGLRIDHGLLDRVHETVPPGRVQTVRIVEPVLWRRRGWVRVELHVAGSSNSVLVPVAPREQAEDVVARILPGVAVPKPADFVAPPRRGHWCVPLWWRGYGVAVTETVFAARAGLLQRHLSLVPHAKVQSVRLTQGPWERYWGVADLHLDTGANKTVTARLRDVQEATELLRAQADRSRTGRRDARPDRWMAKS is encoded by the coding sequence GTGACGGCCTCCCGCGCCTCCGAGGGCGCGGGGGACCCGCTGGAGTCCCCGGGCACACGAGAGCGGCGCCTGCACCCCGTCACGCCCCTGCGCCGGGCGTGGGCGCCGATAGCGATCCTGCTCGGCTGGGCCGTCCACGACATGGACCAGGCGCAGCGCCAACTGGCCCGGCTGACCTCGACCACGCTCGCGATCGGCCTGGGCGTCCTCGTCCCCGCGGCGGCCCTGTACGGCTTCCTCACCTGGTGGTTCACGCACTTCGCGGTGACGGACACCGAACTGCGCATCCGGACGGGCCTGTTGTTCCGCCGCACCGCGCACATCCGGCTCGACCGCCTTCAGGCCGTCGACGTCACGCAGCCCCTCCTCGCCCGCTTCGTGGGCGTGGCCAAGCTGAAACTCGACGTGGTGGGCGCCGACAAGAAGGACGAGCTGTCCTACCTGGGCGAGAAGGAGGCGCGCGACCTCCGTGCGGAACTCCTCGCCCGCGCGGCGGGGTTCGCGCCCGAGTCGGCACGCGAGGTCGGCGAGGCACCGGCGCGGCAGATCCTGCACACACCACCGCGCACGCTCGCCGTCGCGCTGCTCCTGACGGGCGCGCCGTGGGCGATGCTGCTCGCCGCGGTCGTCGTCCCCGCGTTCCTGTGGTTCGCCACCCACAACCTGTGGACAGTGATCGCGGTCGGCGTGCCGCTGGTGGGCGGCGCGTTCACCAACAGCGCGGGCCGGTTCATCAAGGAGTACGACTGGACGGTCGCCGAGTCCCCCGACGGGCTCCGCATCGACCACGGGCTGCTCGACCGGGTGCACGAGACGGTGCCGCCGGGCCGCGTGCAGACCGTGCGCATCGTCGAACCGGTGCTGTGGCGGCGGCGCGGCTGGGTCCGCGTGGAGCTGCACGTCGCCGGGTCGTCCAACTCGGTCCTGGTCCCGGTGGCCCCGCGCGAGCAGGCCGAGGACGTCGTCGCGCGGATCCTGCCGGGGGTCGCGGTGCCCAAGCCCGCGGACTTCGTGGCACCGCCGCGGCGCGGCCACTGGTGCGTGCCGCTGTGGTGGCGGGGCTACGGCGTGGCCGTGACGGAGACGGTGTTCGCCGCACGCGCGGGGCTGCTGCAACGCCACCTCTCCCTCGTCCCGCACGCCAAGGTGCAGAGCGTGCGCCTCACCCAGGGCCCCTGGGAGCGCTACTGGGGGGTCGCCGACCTGCACCTCGACACCGGCGCCAACAAGACGGTGACGGCGCGCCTCAGGGACGTACAGGAGGCCACGGAGCTGCTGCGCGCGCAGGCGGACAGGTCGCGGACGGGCCGCAGGGACGCGCGCCCGGACCGGTGGATGGCGAAGTCGTAG
- a CDS encoding nuclear transport factor 2 family protein: protein MTSTDTQAVDTANRSFYEAMERGDFEELTSLWLAPEDVSYAEDADPEDAEDTSISCVHPGWPALTGRGEVLRSYALIMANTEYIQFFLTDVHISVVADTALVTCTENILSGGPAPDEGGELGPLVGQRVVATNVFRRTRDGWKLWSHHASPVLADADDDSDPDGNPDDDGSPA from the coding sequence GTGACCAGCACCGACACCCAGGCCGTCGACACGGCCAACCGCTCCTTCTACGAAGCCATGGAGCGCGGCGACTTCGAGGAGCTCACCTCCCTGTGGCTGGCCCCCGAGGACGTCAGCTACGCGGAGGACGCCGACCCGGAGGACGCCGAGGACACGTCGATCAGCTGCGTGCACCCCGGCTGGCCCGCGCTCACCGGCCGCGGCGAGGTCCTGCGCTCGTACGCGCTGATCATGGCGAACACCGAGTACATCCAGTTCTTCCTGACCGACGTGCACATCAGCGTCGTCGCCGACACCGCCCTGGTGACGTGCACGGAGAACATCCTCAGCGGCGGCCCCGCCCCCGACGAGGGCGGCGAGCTCGGCCCGCTGGTCGGCCAGCGCGTCGTCGCCACCAACGTGTTCCGGCGCACCCGCGACGGCTGGAAGCTGTGGTCGCACCACGCCTCCCCGGTGCTCGCCGACGCGGACGACGATTCCGACCCCGACGGCAACCCGGACGACGACGGATCACCCGCCTGA
- a CDS encoding betaine/proline/choline family ABC transporter ATP-binding protein, which translates to MIRFEHVSKRYADGTTAVDDLSFEVAEGELVTLVGPSGCGKTTTMKMVNRLIEPTEGRIFLDGDDISTIDPVRLRRRIGYVIQQVGLFPHKTVLDNTATVPHLLGVKRAKARERAAELLDLVGLDPAVFGDRYPEQLSGGQRQRVGVARALAADPPVLLMDEPFGAVDPVVRDHLQTEFLRLQQTLGKTVLFVTHDIEEAVRLGDRIAVYGAGRIEQYDTPSAVLGAPATDYVADFVGADRGLKRLSVTPIEEDDLEQPPVVHLDDPLPRELDARWAVVLDHENNLHGWISAEHARVAAKKGDTVRDHARRMEAWLPVGASLKQAFATMLQHDAGWIAVIDERSEGRFLGVLTPARLHEALRRSTTADARDIPRADVELETVEPLVR; encoded by the coding sequence ATGATCCGGTTCGAGCACGTCAGCAAGCGATACGCGGACGGCACCACCGCCGTCGACGACCTGTCCTTCGAGGTGGCCGAGGGTGAACTGGTCACGCTCGTCGGCCCCTCGGGCTGTGGCAAGACCACGACGATGAAGATGGTGAACCGGCTCATCGAACCCACCGAGGGCCGGATATTCCTCGACGGCGACGACATATCCACGATCGATCCGGTGCGGCTCCGGCGCCGTATCGGCTATGTCATCCAGCAGGTGGGCCTCTTCCCGCACAAGACGGTGCTCGACAACACCGCGACCGTGCCGCACCTGCTCGGCGTCAAGCGCGCCAAGGCCCGTGAGCGCGCCGCCGAGCTGCTCGACCTGGTGGGCCTCGACCCGGCGGTCTTCGGCGACCGGTACCCCGAGCAGCTCTCCGGCGGCCAGCGGCAGCGCGTGGGCGTGGCACGGGCGCTGGCGGCCGACCCGCCGGTCCTCCTGATGGACGAGCCGTTCGGCGCCGTCGACCCGGTCGTGCGCGACCACCTCCAGACCGAGTTCCTGCGCCTGCAACAGACGCTCGGCAAGACGGTCCTGTTCGTCACGCACGACATCGAGGAAGCCGTCCGCCTCGGCGACCGGATCGCCGTCTACGGGGCGGGCCGCATCGAGCAGTACGACACCCCGTCGGCCGTCCTGGGCGCCCCCGCCACCGACTACGTGGCCGATTTCGTCGGCGCCGACCGCGGACTCAAGCGCCTGTCGGTCACCCCGATCGAGGAGGACGACCTGGAGCAGCCGCCGGTCGTGCACCTCGACGACCCGCTGCCCCGGGAGCTCGACGCCCGCTGGGCCGTCGTCCTCGACCACGAGAACAACCTGCACGGCTGGATCTCCGCCGAGCACGCGCGCGTGGCCGCCAAGAAGGGCGACACCGTACGCGACCACGCACGCCGCATGGAGGCGTGGCTGCCGGTGGGCGCCTCGCTCAAGCAGGCGTTCGCGACGATGCTCCAGCACGACGCGGGCTGGATCGCGGTCATCGACGAGCGCAGCGAGGGCCGCTTCCTCGGCGTCCTGACCCCCGCCCGGCTGCACGAGGCGCTGCGCCGCTCCACCACGGCCGACGCCCGCGACATCCCGCGCGCGGACGTCGAGTTGGAGACCGTGGAACCGCTCGTCAGGTAA
- a CDS encoding alpha/beta hydrolase, with the protein MDLTSHQVLVLAVLFAVALFLGTVVLWPRLAHRSWRSVTGRVGLLLATQVAIFVAVGLAVNQAFGFYATWADLFGQERGQGVVTDHDTAARRGPVHLVSRQDATGRGETRPAVGGQVQKVDVVGRTSRIAASAYVYVPSEYFQARYARTRFPAAVVLTGYPGTAEALVERLHYPRTARAQAAAGVMRPMILVMMRPTVAPPRDTECVDVPGGPKAETFFAADLPEEMSRHYRTAGKWGIVGDSTGGYCALKMALHHPDVYGAAAGLSAYYKAPSDPTTGDLFHGDREAENRADLMWCLDRLPPPATSLLVTSSRQGERNYRSTRKFIAHVKAPTRVSSIILDSGGHNFNTWRREIPATLAWLSERLT; encoded by the coding sequence GTGGATCTCACCAGTCATCAAGTGCTCGTCCTCGCGGTGCTGTTCGCCGTGGCGCTCTTCCTGGGCACGGTCGTGCTCTGGCCGCGGCTGGCGCACCGTTCCTGGCGGTCCGTCACCGGGCGTGTGGGGCTGCTGCTCGCGACGCAGGTGGCGATCTTCGTCGCGGTCGGCCTCGCCGTGAACCAGGCCTTCGGGTTCTACGCGACCTGGGCCGACCTCTTCGGCCAGGAGCGGGGCCAGGGCGTGGTGACGGACCACGACACGGCGGCGCGGCGCGGGCCCGTGCACCTGGTGTCGCGGCAGGACGCGACCGGGCGCGGGGAGACGCGGCCCGCCGTGGGCGGACAGGTGCAGAAGGTCGACGTCGTCGGCCGGACGTCGCGCATCGCGGCGTCCGCGTACGTCTATGTGCCGTCGGAGTACTTCCAGGCGCGGTACGCCCGTACGAGGTTCCCCGCGGCCGTCGTGCTGACCGGCTATCCCGGTACCGCCGAGGCGCTCGTCGAGCGGCTGCACTACCCGCGGACCGCGCGGGCGCAGGCCGCGGCCGGCGTGATGCGGCCGATGATCCTCGTGATGATGCGGCCGACCGTGGCGCCGCCGCGCGACACCGAGTGCGTGGACGTGCCGGGCGGGCCGAAGGCGGAGACGTTCTTCGCCGCGGACCTGCCCGAGGAGATGAGCCGCCACTACAGGACCGCGGGGAAGTGGGGCATCGTCGGCGACTCCACCGGCGGTTACTGCGCCCTGAAGATGGCCCTGCACCACCCCGACGTCTACGGTGCGGCGGCCGGTCTGTCCGCGTACTACAAGGCGCCGTCGGACCCGACGACCGGTGACCTCTTCCACGGGGACCGGGAGGCGGAGAACCGGGCGGACCTGATGTGGTGCCTGGACCGTCTGCCGCCGCCCGCGACGTCCCTCCTGGTCACCAGCAGCAGGCAGGGCGAGCGGAACTACCGCAGCACGCGGAAGTTCATCGCGCACGTGAAGGCGCCCACGCGCGTGTCGTCGATCATCCTCGACAGCGGTGGGCACAACTTCAACACGTGGCGCCGGGAGATCCCCGCGACGCTCGCGTGGCTCAGCGAGCGCCTTACCTGA
- a CDS encoding ABC transporter permease, which yields MSAISGAYEWLTTGANWQGEKGVWHRLAEHLYFSGVALGVACLIALPLALWLGHIGRGGTLAINLSNVGRAVPTLAVLVLLTLTPLGRHGDVPTLIALVLFAVPPLLTNAYVGMREVDRSVVEAARGMGMSGGQVFARVELPLAYPLVMTGLRSAAVQVIATATLAAMAGEGGLGRIITAGFNLQDTPQVVAGAVLVAALALLVEVVFVAVGRLLDPMRGRA from the coding sequence ATGAGCGCGATATCGGGCGCGTACGAGTGGCTGACGACGGGGGCCAACTGGCAGGGCGAGAAGGGGGTGTGGCACCGCCTCGCCGAGCACCTGTACTTCAGCGGTGTCGCGCTCGGCGTCGCCTGCCTCATCGCGCTGCCGCTCGCGCTCTGGCTCGGCCACATCGGCCGGGGCGGCACGCTCGCGATCAACCTCTCGAACGTGGGCCGTGCCGTACCGACGCTCGCCGTCCTGGTGCTGCTGACCCTCACTCCGCTCGGCCGGCACGGAGACGTCCCGACGCTGATCGCGCTGGTGCTCTTCGCGGTGCCGCCGCTGCTGACCAACGCGTACGTGGGCATGCGCGAGGTCGACCGGTCGGTGGTGGAGGCCGCGCGAGGGATGGGCATGAGCGGCGGCCAGGTCTTCGCCCGGGTCGAGCTTCCGCTGGCGTACCCGCTGGTGATGACCGGGCTGCGTTCGGCGGCGGTCCAGGTGATCGCGACGGCGACGCTGGCCGCGATGGCCGGGGAGGGCGGGCTCGGGCGGATCATCACCGCCGGGTTCAACCTCCAGGACACGCCCCAGGTCGTCGCGGGCGCCGTGCTCGTGGCCGCGCTCGCGCTGCTCGTGGAAGTGGTGTTCGTGGCGGTGGGGCGGCTGCTCGACCCGATGCGGGGACGGGCCTGA
- the folK gene encoding 2-amino-4-hydroxy-6-hydroxymethyldihydropteridine diphosphokinase, giving the protein MNKTQFDPTVQPVPSSVVEQVDAADTTLSNPKRAVLSLGSNLGNRLETLQGAIDALEDTPGVRVKAVSPVYETEPWGVDPDSQPSYFNAVVVLKTTLPPSSLLERAHAVEEAFHRVRDERWGPRTIDVDIVAYADVVSDDPVLTLPHPRAHERAFVLAPWHDVEPEAQLPGLGAVEALLTALTRDGVAPRTDLELRLPE; this is encoded by the coding sequence ATGAACAAGACTCAGTTCGACCCGACCGTCCAGCCGGTTCCGTCCTCCGTGGTGGAACAGGTGGACGCGGCCGACACCACCCTCTCCAACCCCAAGCGCGCCGTCCTCTCCCTCGGCTCGAACCTGGGCAACCGCCTGGAGACCCTCCAGGGCGCCATCGACGCTCTGGAGGACACCCCCGGCGTCCGCGTCAAAGCCGTCTCCCCCGTCTACGAGACGGAGCCCTGGGGCGTCGACCCCGACAGCCAGCCCTCGTACTTCAACGCGGTGGTGGTCCTGAAGACGACCCTGCCCCCGTCGTCGCTCCTGGAGCGCGCGCACGCGGTCGAGGAGGCCTTCCACCGCGTACGGGACGAGCGCTGGGGCCCGCGCACCATCGATGTCGACATCGTTGCCTACGCGGACGTGGTCTCGGACGATCCGGTGCTCACGCTCCCGCACCCGCGGGCCCACGAGCGGGCCTTCGTGCTCGCTCCCTGGCACGACGTGGAGCCGGAGGCGCAGCTGCCCGGCCTGGGCGCCGTGGAGGCGCTGCTCACCGCCCTGACCCGGGACGGCGTCGCGCCGCGCACCGACCTGGAACTCCGGCTGCCCGAGTAG
- a CDS encoding ABC transporter permease, whose protein sequence is MSEQNCLVANDWVCGEYLRSRSQELVDATVQHVGITAASVAIGVLISLPLALLARRRRAFAGPVLGVTTVFYSIPSLAMFSLLLPLFGLSVTLVITGLVLYSLTILVRNILAGLQAVPEEATEAARGMGYGPLRLLWEVELPLALPALLAGVRIATVSTVALTTVGAIVDYGGLGTLILDGLDSDFKAQVLTASVLCVVLAILADLLLLGVQRWLTPWTRVAAGRASRGTRIRKAAGAAEARETPEKVA, encoded by the coding sequence GTGAGCGAGCAGAACTGCCTGGTGGCCAATGACTGGGTGTGCGGGGAGTATCTGCGCAGCCGCAGCCAGGAATTGGTCGACGCCACCGTCCAGCATGTCGGCATCACGGCCGCGTCGGTCGCGATCGGCGTGCTGATATCCCTGCCGCTCGCGCTGCTCGCACGGCGCAGGCGCGCCTTCGCGGGGCCGGTGCTCGGTGTGACCACCGTGTTCTATTCGATTCCCTCGCTCGCGATGTTCTCGCTGCTGCTGCCCCTGTTCGGTCTTTCGGTGACGTTGGTGATCACGGGGCTCGTCCTGTATTCGCTGACGATTCTCGTGCGCAACATATTGGCGGGACTCCAGGCGGTGCCCGAGGAGGCCACGGAGGCCGCGCGAGGCATGGGGTACGGGCCGCTGCGGCTGCTGTGGGAGGTCGAGCTTCCCTTGGCGCTCCCGGCGTTGCTGGCCGGGGTCCGTATCGCCACGGTGTCCACGGTGGCCCTGACGACGGTCGGCGCGATCGTCGACTACGGCGGCCTCGGCACGCTGATCCTCGACGGGCTCGACAGTGACTTCAAGGCGCAGGTGCTGACCGCTTCGGTGCTCTGCGTGGTCCTCGCGATCCTCGCCGACCTGCTGCTGCTCGGCGTCCAGCGGTGGCTGACGCCGTGGACGCGGGTGGCGGCAGGACGGGCCTCGCGCGGGACCCGCATACGCAAGGCCGCGGGCGCCGCCGAGGCGCGGGAGACGCCGGAGAAGGTGGCATGA
- the folB gene encoding dihydroneopterin aldolase, which produces MDRVALRGLKARGHHGVFPKEREEGQTFIVDLVLGLDTRAAAADDDLAKTVHYGIVAEEVVAVVEGEPVDLIETLAERIARTCLKHEGVLEIEVCVHKPDAPITVPFDDVTVTITRSRA; this is translated from the coding sequence GTGGATCGTGTCGCGCTGCGCGGCCTCAAGGCCCGCGGGCACCATGGCGTCTTCCCCAAGGAGCGCGAGGAGGGCCAGACCTTCATCGTGGACCTGGTCCTCGGCCTGGACACCCGAGCGGCGGCGGCCGACGACGACCTGGCGAAGACCGTGCACTACGGCATCGTGGCGGAGGAGGTCGTGGCCGTCGTCGAAGGCGAGCCCGTCGACCTCATCGAGACGCTCGCCGAGCGCATCGCCCGGACGTGCCTCAAGCACGAGGGGGTGCTGGAGATCGAGGTCTGCGTCCACAAGCCGGACGCGCCGATCACCGTGCCCTTCGACGACGTGACCGTCACCATCACCCGGAGCCGAGCATGA